Proteins found in one Takifugu rubripes chromosome 17, fTakRub1.2, whole genome shotgun sequence genomic segment:
- the LOC101073084 gene encoding galectin-related protein-like isoform X2, giving the protein MAVMHFQKWVFPQKSEENQPSIRPAERDTERSLVVPFRGHIPGGLQPGKRIIMFGVVDPRPDRFYVALTGCCGTSGEPPSDVALELCIRFRDHQAIRRACMSGSWGDAERDVPFFPFIKDQPFKLEIRCERSRFRVFVDGEQLCDFQHRLTSLCHIDTMWIKGSVSVTKLA; this is encoded by the exons ATGGCTGTGATGCACTTCCAGAAATGGGTTTTTCCAcagaaaagtgaagaaaaccAGCCAAGCATTCGTCCTGCAGAGAGAGACACTGAGAGAAGTCTG gtggTTCCCTTCAGAGGTCACATCCCAGGTGGGCTGCAGCCAGGGAAGAGGATCATCATGTTCGGGGTGGTGGACCCTCGACCAGACAG GTTCTACGTTGCCTTGACCGGTTGTTGTGGAACTTCTGGGGAACCTCCATCCGACGTGGCGCTGGAGCTCTGCATCCGCTTCCGGGATCACCAGGCGATCCGCCGAGCCTGCATGTCTGGATCCTGGGGGGACGCCGAGCGAGATGTCCCCTTCTTCCCCTTCATCAAAGACCAGCCTTTCAAG ctggagATTCGCTGCGAGCGGAGTCGTTTCCGTGTGTTCGTGGACGGCGAGCAGCTCTGCGACTTCCAGCACAGGCTGACGTCTCTCTGCCACATTGACACCATGTGGATCAAAGGCAGCGTCTCTGTCACTAAACTGGCCTAA
- the LOC101062565 gene encoding equilibrative nucleoside transporter 2-like isoform X1, whose amino-acid sequence MEKKLVPPDSGQTVAVIIFMLGLGVLLPWNFFITASQYFNQRLSFTNSSSNSTAESTNDYNYDSWMVLLSQLPLLLFTLLNSLLYHCVRERLRVTFSLVGILLLFSLTAALVQVPMHPDTFFSVTLATIWFISTCGAVLQASLFGLVGLFPPRYSTLFMSGQGLAGIFAAVAMLLSIISNADKSTAAMAYFITPCVATVGMLVCYLLLPHLKFAGFFLNRRQHDSMQSQELLSSTALNSKNLEANVTDIRHSSGRHPSVPNVFRKIWLTAICVTCVFAVTLSVFPVIAVRVQTVYKDVVTWDKVFTCVCCFIVFNTMDLVGRSSVSIVQWPSRDSTLLPVAVLSRLIFIPLLMLCNVENSRLPTIFTHDGAFVAIMAAFAFSNGYLATLCMVYAPQLVRGKDCETAGSLMTFFLILGLAVGAAFSFLLGSLV is encoded by the exons atggagaagaagctggttCCTCCTGATAG TGGTCAGACTGTCGCTGTCATCATCTTCATGCTTGGACTGGGAGTTTTGCTGCCCTGGAACTTCTTCATCACTGCTTCTCAG TACTTTAACCAGCGGCTCAGCTTTACCAACAGCAGCTCTAACAGCACAGCAGAATCCACCAACGACTACAACTACGACAGCTGGATGGTTCTGCTCTCCCAGCTGCccctgctgctcttcacactgCTCAACTCACTCCTGTACCATTg TGTGAGAGAGCGGCTCCGTGTGACCTTCAGCCTGGTTgggatcctcctcctcttctccctcacaGCAGCTCTGGTCCAAGTCCCAATGCACCCAGACACCTTCTTCTCTGTCACCTTGGCAACCATCTGGTTCATCAGCA CCTGTGGTGCGGTCCTCCAGGCCAGTCTCTTCGGCCTGGTGGGGCTCTTCCCTCCTCGCTACAGCACGCTGTTCATGAGCGGTCAGGGTCTGGCTGGGATCTTTGCCGCAGTCGCAATGCTCCTCTCCATCATCA GTAACGCAGATAAGAGCACAGCCGCAATGGCATACTTCATCACGCCGTGTGTGGCCACAGTGGGAATGCTGGTGTgctacctgctgctgcctcacctg AAATTTGCTGGTTTTTTCCTGAACAGACGTCAGCATGACAGCATGCAGTCACAGGAACTCCTCAGCAGCACCG CCTTGAACAGCAAAAACCTGGAGGCCAACGTGACAGATATCCGCCATTCATCAGGTCGGCATCCATCCGTCCCGAACGTCTTCAGGAAG ATCTGGCTCACGGCGAtctgtgtgacctgtgtgttcGCCGTCACGTTGTCTGTGTTTCCTGTCATCGCAGTCCGAGTTCAGACTGTCTACAAGGACGTCGTCACCTGGG ACAAAGTCTTCACCTGCGTTTGCTGCTTCATCGTGTTCAACACCATGGACTTGGTCGGCCGCAGCTCCGTGTCAATCGTCCAGTGG CCGTCCAGAGACAGTACTCTGCTCCCTGTGGCCGTGCTGTCTCGCCTGATCTTCATCCCTCTGCTTATGCTCTGTAATGTGGAGAACTCCAGATTGCCCACCATTTTCACACATGACGGCGCCTTTGTGGCCATCATGGCGGCGTTTGCCTTCTCCAATGGCTATCTAGCAACCCTCTGCATGGTGTACGCGCCACA GCTGGTGCGAGGGAAGGACTGCGAGACAGCTGGCTCTCTCAtgaccttcttcctcatcctgggTCTGGCAGTAGGAGCAGCCTTCTCCTTCTTGCTTGGAAGCCTGGTGTAG
- the LOC101073084 gene encoding galectin-related protein-like isoform X1 translates to MADSVRAPDRKKWVFPQKSEENQPSIRPAERDTERSLVVPFRGHIPGGLQPGKRIIMFGVVDPRPDRFYVALTGCCGTSGEPPSDVALELCIRFRDHQAIRRACMSGSWGDAERDVPFFPFIKDQPFKLEIRCERSRFRVFVDGEQLCDFQHRLTSLCHIDTMWIKGSVSVTKLA, encoded by the exons ATGGCTGACAGCGTGCGAGCACCAGACAGGAAG AAATGGGTTTTTCCAcagaaaagtgaagaaaaccAGCCAAGCATTCGTCCTGCAGAGAGAGACACTGAGAGAAGTCTG gtggTTCCCTTCAGAGGTCACATCCCAGGTGGGCTGCAGCCAGGGAAGAGGATCATCATGTTCGGGGTGGTGGACCCTCGACCAGACAG GTTCTACGTTGCCTTGACCGGTTGTTGTGGAACTTCTGGGGAACCTCCATCCGACGTGGCGCTGGAGCTCTGCATCCGCTTCCGGGATCACCAGGCGATCCGCCGAGCCTGCATGTCTGGATCCTGGGGGGACGCCGAGCGAGATGTCCCCTTCTTCCCCTTCATCAAAGACCAGCCTTTCAAG ctggagATTCGCTGCGAGCGGAGTCGTTTCCGTGTGTTCGTGGACGGCGAGCAGCTCTGCGACTTCCAGCACAGGCTGACGTCTCTCTGCCACATTGACACCATGTGGATCAAAGGCAGCGTCTCTGTCACTAAACTGGCCTAA
- the LOC101062565 gene encoding equilibrative nucleoside transporter 2-like isoform X2, translating into MEKKLVPPDSGQTVAVIIFMLGLGVLLPWNFFITASQYFNQRLSFTNSSSNSTAESTNDYNYDSWMVLLSQLPLLLFTLLNSLLYHCSSGPSPNAPRHLLLCHLGNHLVHQHVCVCVCVCVCVCVCVCICVCAACGAVLQASLFGLVGLFPPRYSTLFMSGQGLAGIFAAVAMLLSIISNADKSTAAMAYFITPCVATVGMLVCYLLLPHLKFAGFFLNRRQHDSMQSQELLSSTALNSKNLEANVTDIRHSSGRHPSVPNVFRKIWLTAICVTCVFAVTLSVFPVIAVRVQTVYKDVVTWDKVFTCVCCFIVFNTMDLVGRSSVSIVQWPSRDSTLLPVAVLSRLIFIPLLMLCNVENSRLPTIFTHDGAFVAIMAAFAFSNGYLATLCMVYAPQLVRGKDCETAGSLMTFFLILGLAVGAAFSFLLGSLV; encoded by the exons atggagaagaagctggttCCTCCTGATAG TGGTCAGACTGTCGCTGTCATCATCTTCATGCTTGGACTGGGAGTTTTGCTGCCCTGGAACTTCTTCATCACTGCTTCTCAG TACTTTAACCAGCGGCTCAGCTTTACCAACAGCAGCTCTAACAGCACAGCAGAATCCACCAACGACTACAACTACGACAGCTGGATGGTTCTGCTCTCCCAGCTGCccctgctgctcttcacactgCTCAACTCACTCCTGTACCATTg CAGCTCTGGTCCAAGTCCCAATGCACCCAGACACCTTCTTCTCTGTCACCTTGGCAACCATCTGGTTCATCAGCA tgtgtgtgtgtgtgtgtgtgtgtgtgtgtgtgtgtgtgtgtgcgtgtgcatatgCGTGTGTGCAGCCTGTGGTGCGGTCCTCCAGGCCAGTCTCTTCGGCCTGGTGGGGCTCTTCCCTCCTCGCTACAGCACGCTGTTCATGAGCGGTCAGGGTCTGGCTGGGATCTTTGCCGCAGTCGCAATGCTCCTCTCCATCATCA GTAACGCAGATAAGAGCACAGCCGCAATGGCATACTTCATCACGCCGTGTGTGGCCACAGTGGGAATGCTGGTGTgctacctgctgctgcctcacctg AAATTTGCTGGTTTTTTCCTGAACAGACGTCAGCATGACAGCATGCAGTCACAGGAACTCCTCAGCAGCACCG CCTTGAACAGCAAAAACCTGGAGGCCAACGTGACAGATATCCGCCATTCATCAGGTCGGCATCCATCCGTCCCGAACGTCTTCAGGAAG ATCTGGCTCACGGCGAtctgtgtgacctgtgtgttcGCCGTCACGTTGTCTGTGTTTCCTGTCATCGCAGTCCGAGTTCAGACTGTCTACAAGGACGTCGTCACCTGGG ACAAAGTCTTCACCTGCGTTTGCTGCTTCATCGTGTTCAACACCATGGACTTGGTCGGCCGCAGCTCCGTGTCAATCGTCCAGTGG CCGTCCAGAGACAGTACTCTGCTCCCTGTGGCCGTGCTGTCTCGCCTGATCTTCATCCCTCTGCTTATGCTCTGTAATGTGGAGAACTCCAGATTGCCCACCATTTTCACACATGACGGCGCCTTTGTGGCCATCATGGCGGCGTTTGCCTTCTCCAATGGCTATCTAGCAACCCTCTGCATGGTGTACGCGCCACA GCTGGTGCGAGGGAAGGACTGCGAGACAGCTGGCTCTCTCAtgaccttcttcctcatcctgggTCTGGCAGTAGGAGCAGCCTTCTCCTTCTTGCTTGGAAGCCTGGTGTAG
- the LOC101073084 gene encoding galectin-related protein-like isoform X3 — translation MADSVRAPDRKKSEENQPSIRPAERDTERSLVVPFRGHIPGGLQPGKRIIMFGVVDPRPDRFYVALTGCCGTSGEPPSDVALELCIRFRDHQAIRRACMSGSWGDAERDVPFFPFIKDQPFKLEIRCERSRFRVFVDGEQLCDFQHRLTSLCHIDTMWIKGSVSVTKLA, via the exons ATGGCTGACAGCGTGCGAGCACCAGACAGGAAG aaaagtgaagaaaaccAGCCAAGCATTCGTCCTGCAGAGAGAGACACTGAGAGAAGTCTG gtggTTCCCTTCAGAGGTCACATCCCAGGTGGGCTGCAGCCAGGGAAGAGGATCATCATGTTCGGGGTGGTGGACCCTCGACCAGACAG GTTCTACGTTGCCTTGACCGGTTGTTGTGGAACTTCTGGGGAACCTCCATCCGACGTGGCGCTGGAGCTCTGCATCCGCTTCCGGGATCACCAGGCGATCCGCCGAGCCTGCATGTCTGGATCCTGGGGGGACGCCGAGCGAGATGTCCCCTTCTTCCCCTTCATCAAAGACCAGCCTTTCAAG ctggagATTCGCTGCGAGCGGAGTCGTTTCCGTGTGTTCGTGGACGGCGAGCAGCTCTGCGACTTCCAGCACAGGCTGACGTCTCTCTGCCACATTGACACCATGTGGATCAAAGGCAGCGTCTCTGTCACTAAACTGGCCTAA